Sequence from the Pontibacter pudoricolor genome:
GGGTCAATCTTGCACTCAAATTCGCCAGACAGGAAGTTCATGTTTTTCTTTAATTGGTCCGTATAGTTTTCGGAGTATACAAATGTAACGATTCAACAAAACTCCGCAACCACAATCTCCCACTTTTTACCACTTTGTGGATAAATTACGGTAATCCACACCACTTATCCACATTATCCACATACGTATCAACCCACTTTGGGTATAACTATATTTGAATATTTGAATGTAATCCACTATTATACGAGGCGCAGCAAATATAAAGCGCTGCAAATCAATGTGTTACACAGAACACAAAATCATAGCCAGCAAATGGAGCGGATTTCCACAGTAAAAGTGGGAGAAAGTGGATGATGTGGAGGAAAGTGGAGGACTTTACCCAAAAGTGTGGGGAAAGAGGGCGAAGTTTACCAGTTATAAGTAATGTGCTTACTATAAACAGCTTAGCAAAAACAGCTGCACTCTTGCACCAGAAGTTTAACAACTATAGTTGTGAAATAGGAAAAGTAACCCGCCTCCAGCGCAGAGCCAACTATAAAACTATCAGGTTCAGGCTACTATAAACTAAAAAAAGGAAGCTATAACAGCTTCCTTTTTTTAGTTTATAGTTTGACTTTAGTTTATCTAAAACTTGAATCCGACGTGCACACCAATGGCAAATACAGGTGTACCATTTGTATAGTAATTATACCCGATACGCCAGCCGGCTACCCCACTTCTCAGGAAGTTAAAATCGTTTTCCATAAAGCCGTTAAAGCCAATATCTGAAGTGCGAATATGCGCAACTGATCCATCTATAGTTCCCTCTTTGGCATCAGAGTTGATTTCGGAACGGTGCCTTGCTGCGCCTCCTACCCCTAAACGCAGGTTTATAGTTTCTTTCTGGATCAGGTCGAAGCTGGTTTCAAGTCCACCCATGTAAAAGGTGTTTTTTATAGAATAGATCTCCTTACCCTTGTCGTAGCGGGAGGCAGTGAGCAAGCCAAGATTAAGGCCTACGGCTACGCGCTCGCCCAGGTAATGGCTAAACTTATTATGAAACATAAGTCCCTGGCTGTCAAACTCCGAGAGCCAGACAAAGCTTATGCCTGAAACGAAGGTATTGGGGTCTTTGCTGGTGGCACGTTTGTACCCATCGGCATAGCCGTTAAAACCGGCTAAAAGAAAGCAAAACAGCAAAGTAAAAGAAACTACTATAGATTGGCGCATAAAGCTGCTGGTAAGGATTAAAACGAGTTGATGAAGGTTTAGGCAAAGTTGCTAGTGATACGCAATCCAGACACCCACTGTTACACCCGCAACATGAAAATATCCAACTATCTAAATATAGGTATCTCTCTTAAGGTTTTGCTTTGTATAATTGCCACCAGGGCAGGTAGGGCTTGTCGTGGTGCTCGTAGTGATACCCGAAAAAATAGCAGCTCAGAAAGGCCCATAGGTGATTTTTACGCTGCGTTCCTGACTTATGCAGATTATCGGCTGCATGCTCGCCACGGTGTGGCAGGTACGTACCAAAGTAAAAAAGCTGAAACGTAGCAAAAACAGCCGGCAGCATCCAGAACATTATCACATTCTCAACCGGGAAAAAATACTTCAGCACATTAAATGTAATTGCCATCAGCACCAGCTGCCACCAGGTAATGTATTGTTTCAGAAAACTGAAGTACCACGGCCAGAAGGAGCCCTGGTGATAGTCCGGATCCTGGTCTGTAGCAACGTGTTTATGATGCTGGTGATGACGTGGCAGTAAACGCGGGTACCAGTTATAGGCAAACAGGAAGGCGGTTACAGTTCCTATAGTTCGGTTTAGCTTTGGCCGGCCGGGAGCAGTTACGCCGTGCATGGCGTCGTGGGCGGTTATAAAAAGGCCGGTATATAAGTGCATTTGTACCAGCATAAAAAGATAAGGCAGCGGCGAGGCAAAATCTATAGTATAGCTGGTCAGCAGATAAACCAGTAATCCAACCCAGCAGCTAACTATAGTTGCTGCAATTAAAATCCCACGGGCATCTCTTTTTATAGCTGGCATGTGCGTTCGTGCAGGACCTGTTTATACTTCAAGTTTAAGCAAACTGTCTCTAACCTGCTCCATCAGCCACATAGGCGTAGAGGTTGCCCCGCATATACCAACCGTATCGCCGGCTTTAAACCAATCCTGCTGCAGTTCTTCTGCTTTTGAAATAAAGTACGAATCCGGATTGGTATTTTTGCACACCTGGTACAGCACCTTTCCATTAGAGGACTTGGTACCTGATACGAAAACGATCTTGTTAAACTGTGCCGCAAACTTACGCAGTTCTTTATCGCGGTTAGAAACCTGCCGGCAGATAGTATCATTCGCATCTACTTCATAACCTTTCGTTTCGAGCTGATCCTTGATACTATAGAAATTGTCGGTGCTTTTAGTGGTCTGGCTGTAGAGGGTAAATTTAGAGGGCAACTCATGTTTTAGCAATTCATCTATATTCTCGAAAACGACAGCATTGTTGTTTGTCTGCCCTAAAAGGCCCAGCACTTCGGCATGCCCGTGTTTGCCATAGATAAAAATGCGGTCGTCTTTGTCGTACGACGATTTAATGCGATTCTGGAGTTTCAGCACCACCGGACAACTGGCATCGATCAGTGTCAGGTTATTGTTCAACGCTGTCTGATATGTTTCTGGTGGCTCGCCATGCGCCCTGATCAGAACAGCTTCGTTGCGCAACTCTCCCAATTGCTGGTGATCTATAATCCGTAAGCCGCGGTGCTGCAGGCGCTGCACTTCTTCATCGTTATGTACAATATCACCCAGGCAATACAAATAGCCTTGCTCGTCCAGGATATCTTCAGCCATCTGGATGGCATACACTACCCCAAAACAAAATCCGGAGTTAGAATCGATGGTTACGTTAAGGCGCTGCATATACAGATTATACAGCTGATGGCTGATATTGTTTTAAACTGAATTTCTCACGCAAACCCTCATACACAGAGATAGTTAACAGCAGCATCAGCATAGAATACATTGTATCTTCAATAGGGATAGAAACAAGTCGTATACCCAGGTTATAGTTATCGTTATACCACACTACAGGCAGATAAGTGAGCACGCCGTTTACAATCAGGAACGGTAGCAGGTGCACCAGGTAAGCCAGGTAAAAACGCCCGAGATACCTGGTACCGAAATAACGTAAATGTACCAGGTGCAAAATTGCCAGCAGCATAAACGTGATAGATGTGTACCACTTTGCCATATTGAACACAGCTATAGTTGGCAACAGAATTATCAATCCTAACGCTATAGTTTTGGCATAAGGCTGCAGCAGATCTTTGGTGATATAAGCATTGAGTACGTCATATATAAAAACGCAGGCATACGGCACGGTTATAAAGAAAAGAACCTCCTCGAGAGGCAGGTTGAACAGGTAAATACCAGTCAGGTATTCTTCATTAAATCCCCAGATGCCGTTTTTTGTAAACTGTGCGTCCCAAACTATAAACAACACCGCATTAATCAGGATAGCAGGCAGTAAAGCCGGCCAGTTCCTGTAAAATGCCACCTTTTTGTCAAAAGACAAAAGCAGCGGAAACAGGATGGTAAAAATGTTCAGGTATAGATAGATGTACACAGTTTTATAATTATTAATTGGTAATGATTAATGACTAATTGGAATATAAATTGAGCAATTGAGCAATTGAGCAATTGATTAATCACTAATCATTCGTCATTATTAAATCTTCAGGCTTTTTAGCAGTTCCTTTTCTTCCGGGGTACAGCGCTCTTTCTCTAACAGTACATTCCGCATAGTTTGGGCCAATGCCGTATTTATCCCGGATTTCGGATGTTCTACTAAACCTTCAATAACTATAGCCTTATCTTCAGCCATGTGCTGACTCATGTTAAGATAGCCCGGAATGTGGTACTCAACTATAAATCGTAAAAACCTGATCTCGGGATTCTCCCTGTTCAGCGACACAGCTTCTTCAAATAAGTCCATGGCCGCGTTCAGGTGCTTCATTTTAAAATATGGATTCCAGACATACTTGGCCATTACAGCTTCAGAAGCAGCTTTGTACCCTAAAACCACCGGCTCTTTGCCCGTGTATTTTTCCATTTTGTCATAAAACTGGTTTGCAGCTTCTTCATCTTTGCTGGCAGCCAGGTACTCTACACGGAGTTCAGATAATTTATAGGTAGTAGCGTTTGCAGCCTGAGCCACAGAAATACAAACCACTAAAAGGAAAAAGAGTATAAATCTGCTCATTAAATTGCATTTAGTTGATACCTGAGATATGAACTGACCAGTAGCGCCAGCTTTGTGTTATCAGGTACTCTTACGCGTTCAGTGAGAATGTGGGTTGCTGGCAGGTTCTGTATTTTGCAGAAAAGCTTCAGGTAATACTTGTATGCCAGGTACACGCCAAGGCGGGCTGTGCGGGGCAATTCCATAATTCCTTTATAAGCGTTTTCAAAATCTTTGCAGATATCGGCTTCAATCTCTGCCTTGCTGATGTTGTCGAATTGCTTAAACTCTACCTTCGGAAAGTATACCCGGCCACGGTCCAGGTAGTCGCTTTGCATGTCGCGCAGGAAGTTCACTTTCTGGAAAGCAGAGCCCAGGCTACAGGCTGGTCCCTTCAGACGTTCAAACATTTTATCGTCGCCTTCGCAAAACACTTTCAGGCACATCAGCCCTACTACCTCGGCAGAGCCATAAATATAGTTGTCGTATAGTTGGTGGTCGTATTGCTGCTCTTCCAGGTCCATTTCCATACTTCTCAGAAAGGCCTCTATATATTCCAGATCAATCTTATACTCATTTACTACGCACTGAAAGGCATGCAGCACCGGGTTCAGGCTGATTCCGGTAGCTATGCTTTTATAGGTTTGCTCTTTAAACTCCTGCAGCAATTCCTTTTTATTATGTTCATGAAACGTATCTACAATCTCGTCGGCGCAGCGCACGAAACCATAGATGGCATAAATCGGGAAATGGAATTTCTGATGCAGCGTTTTGATGCCGAGCGTAAACGATGTGCTGTACGCTTCGGTAAAAACTTTGCTGCATTTCAGGCAGGTCTGTTTAAATAAATCCATAGGCAGGCGTTAAGTACTTGATTAAACTATAACAGGTGCTTTAAATTCTTTTGCTACTTCATTGGCTACTACCAGCCCCGAAATCAGACTTGGCGGCACCCCTGGACCCGGAACGGTGAGCTGGCCGGTATAAAACAGGTTCTTTACTTTTTTGCTTTTAAGGCTTGGTTTCAGCAATGCGGTTTGCAGCAGGGTGTTAGCCAAACCATAGGCATTGCCTTTAAAAGCATTGTAATCTTGTATAAAATCGTTGTGTGCGTAACTGCGTTTGTAATTTACGAAGGGGCGTATCTCCTGGTTCGTCAGCTTCTCCAGCCTGTCCAAAACCAGGTTATAGTATTTTTCCCTAACTTCTTCTGTATCCTTCAATCCTGGTGCCACCGGTATAAGTATAAACAGGTTCTCACAGCCATCAGGCGCAACGGTTGGGTCTGTTACCGATGGTGCTGATACGTAAAACAAGGGTTTTGTCGGCCACGTCGGGTTGGTATAAATCTCATTCGCATGCGGTCCGAAATCCTCATCAAAGAACAGGTTATGATGCTGCAGGTTTTTCATTCGTTTGCTGATGCCCAGGTAAAAGATCAGAGAAGATGGCGCCATCACCCGCGTATCCCAGTACTCATCTGAATAGCTCTGGTATTGCGCTGGCAACAGGTTCTTCTCTACATGATGGTAATCAGCGCTGGCAACTATAACTCCGGCTTCAAACACATCGGTAGCCGTAACTATAGTTTTAGCTTCACCGTGTTCAACTATAATTTCCTGCACATCCTGGTTAAACCTGAACGTTACCCCTTTCTCTTTCGCCAGCTGCACCATGCCTTCTATTATTTTATGCATGCCACCCATCGGGTACCAGGTACCCAGACTGATATCAGCGTAGTTCATTAAACTATAAAGGGCAGGTGTATTCTCAGGCAGAGCTCCCAGGAAAAGGATCGGGAACTCCATCAGTTTGATGATCTTCGGGTGAGAAAAGAAACGCCGGATGTGTTTATGGAAAGACTGAAAAACATCCAGTCTGAGTACATCCAGCAACAAACGCAGGTTTATAAATTCAGTAACGGAACGGCCCGGCTTGTAGACCAGCTGTTTAATACCAACTTCGTATTTGTAAGCGGCCTGCTCCAGAAACCTATCCAGCTGATGTGCGCTGCCCGGCTCCCACTTCTCAAAAAGAGCTTTGAGTTCATCTAATGAGGCAGGTACATCTACAAAATCACTCTCCCCGAAAACTACAGTGTAGGACGGATCGAGCCTGACCAGATCATAGTAAGCTGCAGTACTTTTACCAAACTTCCCGAAGTAAGATTCGAACACGTCGGGCATCCAGTACCAGCTGGGGCCCATATCAAATGTAAAACCTTGTGCAGTAAAACTACGAGCGCGGCCACCAGGCGTACTGTTCTTTTCAAGCACAGTTACTTGGTACCCCTGGTTAGCCAAACTGGTAGCCGCGGATAAACCGGAGAAACCTGACCCAATTACAATTACATTTTTCTCACTCATAAAAGGAATTCAGGCGCTGGTATTATCTATTAGTTCTGCTGGTATACTTTAAGCGATTGCTTGAGCTCCTTACGCGCAATGTGAATCCTGTTTTTTACTGTCCCGATCGGGATCTGCAGTTTTTCAGCGATCTCGGTGTACTTATAGCCCACATAGTACATCATAAAAGGGGTGCGATGTTCTTCGTTCAGGCTGGCAATGGCTTTATTAATATCGTTCATGACGAAAGTTGCCGTGCCTTTGTTCTGCGTGATGTA
This genomic interval carries:
- a CDS encoding 4-hydroxy-3-methylbut-2-enyl diphosphate reductase, which gives rise to MQRLNVTIDSNSGFCFGVVYAIQMAEDILDEQGYLYCLGDIVHNDEEVQRLQHRGLRIIDHQQLGELRNEAVLIRAHGEPPETYQTALNNNLTLIDASCPVVLKLQNRIKSSYDKDDRIFIYGKHGHAEVLGLLGQTNNNAVVFENIDELLKHELPSKFTLYSQTTKSTDNFYSIKDQLETKGYEVDANDTICRQVSNRDKELRKFAAQFNKIVFVSGTKSSNGKVLYQVCKNTNPDSYFISKAEELQQDWFKAGDTVGICGATSTPMWLMEQVRDSLLKLEV
- a CDS encoding phytoene/squalene synthase family protein, with amino-acid sequence MDLFKQTCLKCSKVFTEAYSTSFTLGIKTLHQKFHFPIYAIYGFVRCADEIVDTFHEHNKKELLQEFKEQTYKSIATGISLNPVLHAFQCVVNEYKIDLEYIEAFLRSMEMDLEEQQYDHQLYDNYIYGSAEVVGLMCLKVFCEGDDKMFERLKGPACSLGSAFQKVNFLRDMQSDYLDRGRVYFPKVEFKQFDNISKAEIEADICKDFENAYKGIMELPRTARLGVYLAYKYYLKLFCKIQNLPATHILTERVRVPDNTKLALLVSSYLRYQLNAI
- a CDS encoding phytoene desaturase family protein; translation: MSEKNVIVIGSGFSGLSAATSLANQGYQVTVLEKNSTPGGRARSFTAQGFTFDMGPSWYWMPDVFESYFGKFGKSTAAYYDLVRLDPSYTVVFGESDFVDVPASLDELKALFEKWEPGSAHQLDRFLEQAAYKYEVGIKQLVYKPGRSVTEFINLRLLLDVLRLDVFQSFHKHIRRFFSHPKIIKLMEFPILFLGALPENTPALYSLMNYADISLGTWYPMGGMHKIIEGMVQLAKEKGVTFRFNQDVQEIIVEHGEAKTIVTATDVFEAGVIVASADYHHVEKNLLPAQYQSYSDEYWDTRVMAPSSLIFYLGISKRMKNLQHHNLFFDEDFGPHANEIYTNPTWPTKPLFYVSAPSVTDPTVAPDGCENLFILIPVAPGLKDTEEVREKYYNLVLDRLEKLTNQEIRPFVNYKRSYAHNDFIQDYNAFKGNAYGLANTLLQTALLKPSLKSKKVKNLFYTGQLTVPGPGVPPSLISGLVVANEVAKEFKAPVIV
- a CDS encoding fatty acid desaturase, with protein sequence MPAIKRDARGILIAATIVSCWVGLLVYLLTSYTIDFASPLPYLFMLVQMHLYTGLFITAHDAMHGVTAPGRPKLNRTIGTVTAFLFAYNWYPRLLPRHHQHHKHVATDQDPDYHQGSFWPWYFSFLKQYITWWQLVLMAITFNVLKYFFPVENVIMFWMLPAVFATFQLFYFGTYLPHRGEHAADNLHKSGTQRKNHLWAFLSCYFFGYHYEHHDKPYLPWWQLYKAKP
- a CDS encoding lycopene cyclase domain-containing protein, whose amino-acid sequence is MYIYLYLNIFTILFPLLLSFDKKVAFYRNWPALLPAILINAVLFIVWDAQFTKNGIWGFNEEYLTGIYLFNLPLEEVLFFITVPYACVFIYDVLNAYITKDLLQPYAKTIALGLIILLPTIAVFNMAKWYTSITFMLLAILHLVHLRYFGTRYLGRFYLAYLVHLLPFLIVNGVLTYLPVVWYNDNYNLGIRLVSIPIEDTMYSMLMLLLTISVYEGLREKFSLKQYQPSAV